A window of the Rhodoluna limnophila genome harbors these coding sequences:
- the ispD gene encoding 2-C-methyl-D-erythritol 4-phosphate cytidylyltransferase, translating into MTVRDLAVVVVAAGLGTRLGADKPKAFVNLAEKSLLQHTLENVADIAALEQVIIAVPAGHEQQTAELADAALAGKSVRFDVVPGGATRQQSIQIALGALDPDVEVVLVHDAARALAPASLFEKVAAEVRRSGLAALPVMHVVDTIKRVDDEIVRETIDRNTLRAAQTPQGFVASALKDAYENSKHEYTDDAALAQAHGIQINAVQGDARAFKITTADDLAAAELRFARNMRTGIGTDVHRFTDEAAKPLYLGTVIWDGERGLDGHSDGDAVSHAIVDALLSAAGLGDIGSNFGVDRPEFAGANGRVFIEGALNLLAENGYRVENVAVQIIGNRPKVAPHRDRVESVLTALIGAPVTLGATTTDGLGFLGNSEGVAAVASALISRAEGRLKS; encoded by the coding sequence ATGACCGTTCGCGATCTTGCGGTGGTCGTTGTTGCTGCGGGGCTGGGCACACGACTGGGTGCCGACAAACCTAAAGCTTTTGTAAATCTTGCCGAGAAGTCACTGCTTCAGCACACTCTTGAAAATGTGGCCGACATCGCTGCCCTAGAGCAAGTGATTATTGCTGTTCCTGCCGGTCACGAGCAGCAGACCGCGGAGCTTGCCGATGCAGCTCTTGCGGGAAAGTCGGTTCGTTTTGACGTCGTGCCCGGTGGCGCAACTCGGCAGCAGTCCATTCAAATTGCACTGGGCGCTCTAGATCCAGATGTCGAGGTCGTGCTGGTTCACGATGCTGCTCGAGCGCTTGCGCCGGCATCGCTGTTTGAGAAAGTAGCCGCCGAGGTTAGGCGCTCGGGTCTGGCTGCCCTGCCGGTTATGCATGTGGTTGACACCATCAAAAGAGTTGATGATGAAATTGTCCGCGAGACCATCGACCGCAACACCCTCAGAGCCGCACAAACACCTCAGGGTTTTGTGGCCTCAGCGCTGAAAGATGCCTACGAGAACTCAAAGCATGAATACACCGATGACGCTGCTCTGGCTCAGGCGCACGGCATCCAAATCAATGCGGTCCAGGGTGATGCGCGGGCATTCAAAATCACCACAGCAGATGACCTTGCTGCCGCCGAGCTTCGTTTTGCCAGAAACATGCGCACCGGAATCGGTACCGATGTGCATCGATTTACCGATGAGGCAGCTAAGCCGCTTTACCTAGGAACGGTCATCTGGGATGGCGAACGAGGTCTGGATGGTCACAGTGACGGCGATGCAGTAAGTCACGCCATTGTTGATGCTCTGCTTTCGGCTGCCGGTCTGGGCGACATCGGTTCAAATTTTGGTGTCGATCGCCCTGAGTTTGCCGGTGCCAATGGGCGCGTGTTTATCGAAGGTGCATTGAACCTTTTGGCTGAAAACGGTTACCGAGTAGAAAACGTGGCCGTTCAAATTATTGGCAATCGCCCAAAGGTGGCTCCTCACCGGGACCGCGTCGAATCGGTGCTAACCGCATTGATCGGGGCTCCGGTCACTCTGGGTGCGACCACCACAGATGGACTGGGATTCTTGGGTAACTCCGAGGGTGTTGCAGCAGTAGCCTCAGCGCTGATTTCTAGGGCCGAAGGTAGGCTGAAATCGTGA
- a CDS encoding response regulator transcription factor, with product MTTVLVVEDEQSLRDPLVYLLTKEGFDIVEAADGNEALEKFASNNIDLILLDLMLPGVNGNEVCRVIRQSSQVPIIMLTAKDTEIDKVVGLEIGADDYVTKPYSTRELLARMKAVLRRNSDAVEVVKAAGLLEAGPVRMDVDRHQVFVNGEKIAMPLKEFELLELLLENVNRVLTRGQIIDRVWGSNYFGDTKTLDVHVKRLRSKIEDDPARPAHILTVRGLGYKFEV from the coding sequence ATGACGACCGTACTAGTAGTCGAAGACGAACAGTCGCTTCGCGATCCGCTGGTTTACCTGCTCACCAAGGAGGGCTTTGACATTGTTGAGGCTGCTGATGGAAACGAGGCACTCGAAAAATTCGCTAGCAACAACATCGATCTGATTTTGCTTGACCTAATGCTGCCGGGAGTAAATGGCAACGAGGTCTGCCGAGTGATTCGTCAGAGCTCGCAGGTTCCAATCATCATGTTGACCGCAAAAGACACCGAAATCGACAAGGTTGTGGGTCTAGAAATTGGCGCGGATGACTACGTCACCAAGCCTTACTCAACCCGCGAGCTTTTGGCTCGTATGAAGGCAGTTTTGCGCCGCAATTCAGATGCCGTTGAGGTTGTTAAGGCAGCCGGGTTGCTTGAGGCCGGACCGGTTCGCATGGATGTTGACCGTCACCAGGTTTTTGTCAATGGCGAAAAAATTGCGATGCCTCTAAAGGAATTTGAATTACTAGAACTGCTGCTTGAGAACGTCAATCGAGTGCTCACTCGAGGCCAAATCATCGATCGTGTTTGGGGATCAAATTACTTCGGCGACACCAAGACCTTAGATGTTCACGTAAAGCGTCTTCGTTCCAAGATTGAAGACGACCCGGCTCGACCAGCTCACATTCTGACGGTCAGAGGCCTTGGATATAAGTTCGAAGTCTAA
- a CDS encoding phosphoglyceromutase, producing the protein MNAKYTLILLRHGNSDWNQKNLFTGWVDVDLSEQGREEAKRAGELLAESGLKPDLLYTSRLKRAINTAHIALNAADRSWIDVQRDWRLNERHYGALQGKDKAQTLAEYGPEMFQTWRRSFDVPPPPIDDNDQYSQAHDERYADLGDRVPKTECLKDVLERMLPFWLSDIQPSLKEGKTVLVTAHGNSLRALVKHLDDVSDEDIAELNIPTGIPLVYQLDENFKPLVKGGEYLDPEAAAAGAAAVAAQGNKK; encoded by the coding sequence ATGAATGCCAAATACACATTGATTCTTCTTCGTCACGGCAACAGTGACTGGAACCAGAAAAACCTCTTCACCGGTTGGGTGGATGTTGACCTTAGCGAGCAGGGCCGCGAGGAGGCTAAGCGTGCCGGTGAGCTACTTGCCGAGTCTGGACTAAAGCCAGATTTGCTTTACACCTCACGTCTGAAGCGTGCCATCAACACCGCTCACATTGCGCTAAATGCCGCTGACCGCAGCTGGATTGACGTGCAGCGTGACTGGCGTTTGAACGAGCGCCACTACGGTGCTCTGCAGGGTAAGGACAAGGCGCAGACCTTGGCCGAGTATGGCCCAGAGATGTTCCAAACCTGGCGCCGCAGCTTTGATGTTCCACCACCGCCGATTGATGACAACGACCAGTACTCACAGGCTCATGACGAGCGCTATGCAGACTTGGGCGACCGCGTTCCAAAGACTGAGTGCTTGAAAGACGTCCTTGAGCGCATGCTGCCATTCTGGTTGTCAGACATTCAGCCATCGCTAAAAGAGGGCAAGACTGTTCTTGTAACTGCTCACGGCAACTCGCTTCGTGCGTTGGTAAAGCACCTCGATGATGTTTCAGACGAGGACATTGCGGAGCTAAACATCCCAACCGGCATTCCATTGGTTTACCAGCTAGATGAAAACTTCAAGCCACTTGTAAAGGGTGGAGAGTACCTTGACCCAGAGGCAGCGGCCGCAGGTGCTGCAGCTGTAGCTGCTCAGGGCAACAAGAAGTAA
- a CDS encoding class I SAM-dependent methyltransferase, with protein sequence MATKKPIGTITRGTTNPNRLRRIDRFIAAMPLLRETAAPIVVDLGFGASPITAIELLARLTKVNSNAHVVGIEIDRERVERGLAVAHSHLHFTHGGFETPLPPELSQKADVIRAFNVLRQYDESEVRAAWQLMASRLSTIGRLVEGTCDEIGRLASWVTLDSNGPLTFTISLRLQGLELPSKVAERLPKALIHHNLPGEKIHDFLQALDRAWLINAGLSAFSPAQRWLATCQTLETQGWQIHTDKKRRRLGELTIDWSAVAPEGY encoded by the coding sequence GTGGCAACAAAGAAGCCGATAGGCACAATTACCCGGGGAACAACCAACCCAAATCGCCTGCGACGAATTGACCGATTCATCGCAGCCATGCCGCTTCTTCGAGAAACCGCTGCCCCGATTGTCGTGGACTTAGGTTTCGGGGCCAGCCCAATCACTGCGATTGAGCTGCTTGCCCGCCTAACCAAGGTCAACTCAAATGCCCATGTCGTCGGCATCGAAATTGACCGAGAGCGCGTGGAACGCGGTTTGGCAGTTGCCCACAGCCACCTGCACTTTACCCATGGCGGGTTCGAGACACCTTTACCGCCCGAGCTCAGTCAAAAGGCTGATGTGATTCGGGCCTTCAATGTTCTTAGGCAGTATGACGAGTCTGAGGTTCGGGCCGCTTGGCAGTTGATGGCGTCTCGGCTCAGCACTATCGGTCGCCTGGTAGAAGGCACCTGCGATGAGATCGGGAGGCTGGCATCATGGGTGACTTTGGATTCCAACGGCCCGCTGACTTTCACTATTTCCTTGCGCCTGCAAGGCCTTGAATTGCCCAGCAAGGTTGCCGAACGCTTGCCTAAAGCTTTGATTCACCACAACCTTCCGGGTGAAAAAATTCATGACTTCTTACAAGCGCTTGATCGAGCTTGGCTAATAAATGCAGGCCTGAGCGCGTTTAGCCCAGCACAGCGCTGGCTGGCAACCTGCCAAACCCTCGAAACTCAAGGGTGGCAAATACACACCGATAAAAAGCGTCGTCGCCTTGGTGAGCTGACCATCGATTGGTCAGCAGTAGCACCAGAGGGTTACTAA
- the phoU gene encoding phosphate signaling complex protein PhoU yields the protein MREVFQMELQEVQTRLVDIAETVTNVIEDATKAFNESDARLAERAIALAESNENKALDLDELVIKILARQSPVARDLRILVSALRISASLERMGALAGHIAAIAKFRYPGSAVPAPLKGTFAEMGKLDVELAHKVTELLRNTNVDQARAIQAQDQRVDELHRHVFDVVLADDWKENAMFTVDVTLASRYHERFADHVVDISSKVSYLTTGEWHEVID from the coding sequence ATGCGCGAAGTATTCCAAATGGAACTTCAAGAAGTTCAAACCAGACTGGTTGACATTGCCGAAACAGTGACCAACGTCATTGAAGACGCCACCAAGGCTTTCAACGAGTCAGATGCTCGCCTGGCTGAGCGCGCGATTGCGTTAGCTGAGTCAAATGAAAATAAGGCACTTGACCTTGATGAGCTAGTTATCAAGATTCTGGCCCGTCAGTCACCGGTTGCCCGCGACCTTCGAATCTTGGTATCGGCGCTTCGAATCTCAGCCTCGCTCGAGCGAATGGGCGCGCTTGCCGGCCACATCGCCGCAATTGCCAAGTTCCGCTACCCGGGCTCAGCGGTTCCTGCTCCGCTAAAAGGAACTTTTGCCGAGATGGGAAAGCTTGACGTTGAACTGGCCCACAAAGTTACCGAATTGCTCCGCAACACCAACGTTGATCAGGCACGTGCCATTCAGGCACAGGACCAGCGCGTTGACGAGTTACACCGCCACGTTTTTGACGTAGTACTGGCAGACGACTGGAAAGAAAACGCGATGTTCACCGTTGACGTGACGCTAGCTAGTCGTTACCACGAGCGCTTTGCAGACCACGTAGTAGACATTTCAAGCAAGGTCTCATACCTAACCACCGGCGAGTGGCACGAAGTCATTGACTAA
- a CDS encoding sensor histidine kinase: MNYGAEFWGAVITAFVVGAASVAMVGWTTIRTKEVQKKSQVVLDGITGPLNALASAGLVLDIEDKIVRATKSAFALGLVRDEELAHPKLTALVAKARSVKKPTKARGRDLALVSELGKTTLFVNARAIHLGEGYVLLLVEDRTESHNLEETRRDFVANISHELKTPIGAISLLAEAIQMALDDPAQVEKFAKNLETESQRLAHLVQDIIQLSHVQAKEVAGLTKIVDLNEVVAEAVDRNQVLAGNKSIEFEVRLADRAKVFGDDELLKAAVKNLIENAVIYSDEKTAVSITVRKRKGIAEIAVSDKGPGISVEDQERIFERFYRVDPSRSRLTGGTGLGLSIVKHIAQKHLGEVQIKSKLGHGSTFTIRLPLAAKSIETSK, translated from the coding sequence ATGAACTACGGCGCGGAATTCTGGGGAGCAGTTATCACTGCATTCGTGGTGGGCGCCGCTTCTGTTGCCATGGTTGGCTGGACGACCATCCGAACCAAAGAAGTTCAAAAGAAGTCACAGGTAGTACTTGATGGCATTACCGGTCCACTAAACGCCCTTGCTTCCGCAGGTTTGGTTTTAGACATCGAGGACAAAATTGTCCGGGCCACCAAGAGTGCTTTTGCTCTGGGTTTGGTAAGAGACGAAGAACTGGCCCACCCAAAGCTCACAGCCCTGGTGGCCAAGGCTAGATCGGTAAAAAAACCGACTAAGGCCCGTGGCCGCGATTTGGCCCTGGTTTCAGAACTAGGTAAAACCACACTCTTTGTTAATGCTCGGGCCATTCACCTCGGAGAAGGCTACGTTTTGCTTTTGGTCGAAGACCGAACCGAAAGCCACAACCTCGAAGAAACTCGGCGTGACTTTGTTGCCAATATTTCTCACGAGCTAAAGACTCCGATTGGCGCAATCAGTTTGCTTGCCGAGGCCATCCAAATGGCCCTTGATGACCCGGCCCAGGTGGAGAAATTTGCCAAGAACCTAGAGACCGAATCTCAGAGGTTGGCGCACCTGGTGCAGGACATCATTCAGCTCTCGCATGTCCAGGCCAAAGAGGTTGCAGGTTTGACAAAAATTGTCGACCTCAACGAGGTTGTCGCAGAGGCCGTGGATCGAAATCAAGTCTTAGCCGGCAACAAGTCGATTGAGTTCGAGGTGCGCCTGGCCGATCGTGCAAAAGTTTTTGGTGATGACGAACTACTGAAGGCTGCCGTAAAAAATCTCATTGAAAATGCCGTTATTTACAGCGATGAAAAAACGGCGGTTTCGATCACCGTGCGCAAACGCAAAGGCATCGCTGAAATTGCCGTGTCAGACAAAGGCCCCGGTATTTCAGTCGAGGACCAAGAGCGAATCTTCGAGCGTTTCTATCGTGTAGATCCGAGCCGTTCTCGCCTTACCGGAGGAACTGGCTTAGGTCTAAGCATCGTGAAGCACATCGCTCAGAAACACCTGGGTGAGGTTCAAATCAAGTCCAAATTGGGGCATGGCTCTACCTTCACTATCCGTCTACCTCTGGCAGCAAAATCAATCGAAACGAGTAAATAA
- a CDS encoding response regulator transcription factor, whose protein sequence is MAQILVLSASAESEILPALGFLSHRVRQIAAEPANLVNAPGHDLIFLDARRDLASAKSLSKILQTTGISAPLILVVTEGGLAAVTAEWAATDIILESAGPGEIDARIRLAIGRQTQTEKVDKIHASGVVIDEGNYSAKVHGRPLDLTYKEFELLRFLAQHPGRVFTREQLLSEVWGYDYFGGTRTVDVHIRRLRAKLGDLEALIGTVRNVGYRFNLPEDSDAMSSSIR, encoded by the coding sequence ATGGCTCAAATCTTGGTTTTGTCGGCGTCAGCCGAATCCGAGATTTTGCCTGCCCTTGGGTTTCTAAGTCATCGAGTTCGCCAAATTGCGGCTGAGCCAGCAAACCTAGTTAACGCTCCCGGCCACGACCTAATTTTTCTCGACGCTCGCCGCGACCTTGCCAGCGCAAAGTCTCTCTCAAAAATCTTGCAAACCACCGGGATCAGCGCTCCACTTATTTTGGTAGTTACCGAAGGTGGCCTTGCAGCGGTGACCGCTGAGTGGGCCGCGACCGACATCATTCTTGAGAGCGCCGGCCCAGGCGAAATCGATGCCCGAATTCGACTTGCAATTGGCCGCCAGACCCAGACCGAAAAGGTTGACAAGATCCATGCCTCTGGTGTGGTCATCGATGAGGGCAACTACTCGGCCAAGGTTCACGGTCGACCATTGGACCTTACTTATAAAGAATTTGAATTGCTGCGCTTTTTGGCTCAGCACCCGGGCCGCGTTTTTACCCGTGAACAATTGCTGAGCGAAGTTTGGGGTTACGACTACTTTGGTGGTACCCGAACCGTGGATGTTCACATTCGGCGCCTGCGCGCCAAACTCGGAGATCTTGAGGCGCTCATCGGAACCGTTCGAAATGTTGGTTACCGATTCAATTTGCCTGAAGACTCGGACGCAATGTCTTCAAGCATTCGTTAA
- the cysS gene encoding cysteine--tRNA ligase has product MTLNLFDSRAQAVRAFAPITPGQVGIYLCGPTVQGLPHVGHLRSALVYDQLRRWLEVKGMQVTLVRNVTDIDDKVLENAKVTGEPWWGLAYRFEIEFNRAYAALGIKPPTYEPRATGAVPEMLELIERLIANGYAYQADDASANVYFAASKWAEYGSLTNQRVDDMDADADADLRGKRSPHDFALWKARKSDEPESAAWATRFGLGRPGWHIECSAMATKYLGSNFDIHGGGLDLRFPHHENELAQSSAAGDKFANYWLHNGLVNVNGQKMSKSLGNSIFAADLLAAAEPAVVRYYLGSAHYRSVLDYHEGVLDEAATAFGRIQNFVARANRSGSSEIFEGSTLEALPTAFIAAMDDDLAIPVALGVLHDTVREGNAALDAGDAAAVRKAVICVQAMLEVLGLESNSETSAGSAHTQALGSLIHELIAERNAARAAKDFARSDAIRDQLKAAGISIEDAADGTHWSVS; this is encoded by the coding sequence GTGACCCTAAACCTATTTGATTCACGAGCTCAAGCTGTTCGCGCCTTTGCGCCTATCACGCCCGGTCAGGTTGGTATTTACCTCTGCGGCCCGACCGTTCAGGGTTTGCCACACGTAGGTCACCTCCGCTCGGCTTTGGTTTACGACCAGTTGCGCAGGTGGCTTGAGGTCAAGGGTATGCAGGTCACGCTGGTTCGCAATGTGACCGACATCGATGACAAAGTGCTCGAGAATGCAAAGGTGACCGGCGAGCCATGGTGGGGTTTGGCGTATCGGTTCGAGATTGAGTTCAACCGTGCCTATGCGGCATTGGGTATCAAGCCGCCAACCTATGAACCACGTGCTACCGGCGCAGTACCTGAGATGCTCGAGCTTATTGAACGTTTGATTGCAAACGGATACGCGTATCAGGCAGATGATGCCTCGGCCAATGTTTACTTTGCCGCATCAAAATGGGCTGAATACGGCTCACTTACCAACCAGCGTGTTGACGACATGGATGCTGATGCAGACGCCGACCTTCGCGGAAAGCGAAGCCCACACGACTTTGCCCTATGGAAGGCGCGCAAATCAGATGAACCTGAGTCTGCAGCTTGGGCGACGCGCTTTGGTTTGGGGCGCCCGGGCTGGCACATCGAATGTTCAGCAATGGCTACCAAGTATCTGGGTTCTAACTTTGATATTCACGGTGGGGGACTGGACCTTCGGTTCCCGCACCACGAGAACGAGTTGGCCCAGAGCTCAGCTGCGGGTGACAAGTTTGCAAATTACTGGCTGCACAATGGGCTGGTTAATGTGAATGGCCAAAAAATGTCAAAGTCACTCGGCAACTCAATTTTTGCGGCAGACCTTCTTGCGGCCGCCGAGCCAGCGGTGGTTCGCTACTACCTAGGCTCAGCGCATTACCGATCAGTTCTCGACTATCACGAGGGCGTACTCGATGAGGCGGCAACGGCGTTCGGTCGCATTCAAAACTTCGTAGCGCGAGCCAACCGTTCTGGTTCGAGTGAAATCTTTGAGGGCTCAACTCTTGAGGCGCTGCCAACCGCGTTTATTGCTGCCATGGATGACGACCTAGCCATCCCGGTTGCACTTGGAGTGCTGCACGATACAGTCCGAGAGGGAAATGCAGCCCTCGATGCCGGTGATGCTGCTGCAGTCCGAAAGGCAGTAATCTGCGTACAGGCTATGCTCGAAGTGCTGGGTTTAGAGTCCAACTCTGAAACATCGGCTGGTTCAGCCCACACCCAAGCTCTCGGGTCATTGATTCATGAACTTATTGCTGAACGAAACGCTGCTCGAGCAGCCAAAGACTTCGCGCGATCAGACGCGATTAGAGATCAACTAAAGGCAGCAGGCATTTCAATTGAAGATGCTGCCGACGGAACCCATTGGAGTGTTAGTTAA
- a CDS encoding YgfZ/GcvT domain-containing protein: MIEQRELADGKAATFLGPRGVISVSGPDRLTWLHSLLSQNLKNLEPGQSAEALLLDPHGHIEHVIHFIDDGQTSWLIVEAESREPLLSWLNKMVFRMQVVIADRSEDYALVGHMVSPVDGVATSNGIPLAWQDPWPGVVSGGVRYALTWPAKWPWFECLVEVQDLEATLSKYGQAGTMAFDALRVAAHRPRQLTEVDEKSLPHEYDWMSTAVHLSKGCYRGQETVAKVHNLGHPPRRLAFLHLDGSGHALPESGDEVFIGDAESARGKITIAVNHYEMGPIALAILSRSVPEDAALIVRSSTGPISASQEVIVPASAGKAANLPKRNLLMGGKH; the protein is encoded by the coding sequence ATGATTGAGCAGCGCGAGCTTGCTGATGGTAAAGCGGCAACCTTCCTTGGTCCACGCGGAGTCATTTCTGTGTCTGGGCCAGATCGGCTGACTTGGCTGCACAGCTTGCTAAGCCAAAACCTGAAGAATCTCGAACCGGGCCAATCGGCCGAGGCATTGCTGCTGGACCCACATGGGCACATCGAGCACGTAATCCATTTCATCGATGACGGCCAAACCTCGTGGCTGATTGTCGAGGCAGAATCTCGCGAGCCGTTGCTGAGCTGGCTGAACAAAATGGTCTTCCGCATGCAGGTTGTTATTGCAGATAGAAGTGAAGATTACGCACTGGTTGGCCACATGGTTAGTCCCGTGGATGGGGTTGCCACTTCAAACGGCATCCCGTTGGCTTGGCAGGACCCTTGGCCGGGTGTGGTCTCCGGTGGCGTTCGGTATGCTCTGACCTGGCCGGCAAAATGGCCATGGTTTGAGTGCCTGGTTGAGGTCCAAGACCTAGAAGCTACCTTGTCGAAATACGGTCAAGCCGGCACCATGGCGTTTGATGCCCTTCGGGTAGCGGCTCACCGCCCGCGCCAGTTGACTGAGGTAGATGAAAAGTCTTTGCCGCATGAATATGACTGGATGTCAACGGCTGTCCATCTTTCTAAAGGCTGTTATCGGGGTCAAGAAACCGTGGCCAAAGTGCATAACCTCGGCCACCCGCCTCGACGCCTAGCGTTTTTGCACCTCGATGGGTCAGGGCACGCTCTTCCAGAATCAGGCGATGAAGTCTTTATTGGCGATGCAGAATCGGCGCGCGGCAAAATTACCATCGCGGTAAATCACTATGAAATGGGGCCAATTGCTCTGGCAATCCTGAGCCGCTCTGTCCCTGAAGATGCCGCTTTGATCGTGCGTTCATCAACCGGGCCAATCTCTGCCAGCCAAGAGGTAATTGTTCCGGCATCGGCCGGCAAGGCCGCGAATTTGCCTAAGCGCAACCTGCTAATGGGTGGCAAACACTAA
- a CDS encoding CarD family transcriptional regulator, producing MKFEVGETVVYPHHGAAQIIEVADRTIRGETRLYLQLKVAQGDLTIWVPAENVEMVGVRDVIDKKGVEQVFSVLRAEFTEEPTNWSRRYKANLEKLASGDVVKVSEVVRDLWRRDQDRGLSAGEKRMLAKARQILVSELALARKVDEEKASATLDEVLAS from the coding sequence ATGAAGTTTGAAGTCGGCGAAACCGTCGTTTATCCACACCACGGTGCTGCACAAATCATCGAGGTTGCTGACCGCACCATTCGCGGCGAGACCAGACTCTACCTACAGCTAAAGGTTGCCCAGGGCGATCTCACCATTTGGGTGCCGGCTGAAAATGTTGAGATGGTCGGCGTTCGCGACGTCATCGACAAAAAGGGTGTTGAGCAGGTTTTCAGCGTATTGCGAGCCGAATTCACCGAAGAGCCAACCAACTGGTCACGCCGCTACAAGGCAAACCTTGAGAAGCTTGCCTCTGGTGACGTAGTAAAGGTGTCTGAGGTTGTTCGTGACCTTTGGCGCCGCGACCAGGATCGCGGTCTATCAGCCGGTGAAAAGCGCATGCTTGCCAAGGCTCGTCAAATTTTGGTTTCAGAGTTGGCGCTTGCCCGCAAGGTTGACGAAGAAAAGGCTTCTGCCACTCTCGACGAAGTTCTAGCCTCCTAG
- a CDS encoding FUSC family protein, whose product MTIRAPKINWTLRTAVQRVLESLPPITQIVAAATTAYLFAYFVLGHQNPIFAVTVSIAALGFTRDARLRRVFETALGMVVGIALSEVFVLTLGKGAWQMAIVLFVALVSARFLSGTAAFSLTVGIQAMLVQIMPDPDGGAFVRSLDGLLGGVTALVFTAFIPRDPIGMASKDAGKLFAVFLDAVDALAAAVKNVDVKVVDAALVRVRRSQPLVDNWRMSLDSAVSISRISPLLRKHRGELSDQMRLMRGMDLATRNLRVVVRRVDFLIRDGVPRPYLSDLFEQISAATAVLAKGLEGPDALEDAQKMFLEIIHQLDPKRFGIADQLREASVLLLLRPLLIDLLCASGMAEDAARAELPEV is encoded by the coding sequence ATGACTATCAGGGCGCCCAAAATCAATTGGACCCTTCGCACGGCAGTCCAGCGGGTACTCGAATCGCTACCGCCAATTACCCAGATAGTTGCCGCGGCAACTACGGCCTACCTGTTCGCATATTTTGTTCTCGGCCACCAGAATCCGATTTTTGCGGTCACTGTAAGCATCGCAGCCTTAGGTTTTACGCGAGATGCCCGACTAAGACGAGTTTTTGAGACCGCATTGGGAATGGTCGTAGGAATTGCCCTTAGCGAGGTCTTCGTTTTGACTCTGGGTAAGGGCGCCTGGCAAATGGCAATCGTGCTTTTTGTAGCCCTAGTGTCGGCTCGGTTCCTTTCAGGCACAGCAGCTTTTTCGTTGACCGTTGGAATCCAGGCGATGCTGGTTCAAATCATGCCGGATCCCGACGGGGGCGCCTTTGTTCGCAGCCTCGATGGTCTTTTGGGTGGTGTCACCGCATTAGTTTTCACGGCCTTCATTCCGAGAGACCCAATCGGCATGGCGTCTAAGGATGCGGGCAAACTTTTTGCAGTTTTCCTTGACGCAGTGGACGCGCTCGCCGCGGCGGTTAAGAATGTCGATGTCAAGGTCGTCGATGCCGCGTTGGTTAGGGTTCGCCGATCGCAGCCACTGGTCGATAACTGGCGCATGAGCCTCGATAGCGCGGTCTCGATTTCTCGAATTTCACCATTGCTGCGCAAGCATCGCGGCGAACTCTCAGATCAGATGCGCCTAATGCGTGGCATGGATTTAGCGACTCGAAATTTGCGCGTTGTTGTTCGCCGCGTTGACTTTTTGATTCGAGATGGAGTCCCGCGGCCTTACCTATCCGACCTATTCGAGCAGATCTCAGCCGCAACCGCGGTATTGGCTAAAGGTCTTGAGGGGCCAGACGCTCTCGAGGACGCGCAAAAGATGTTCCTCGAAATCATTCACCAGCTTGATCCAAAGCGCTTTGGTATTGCCGATCAGCTTCGAGAGGCAAGTGTTCTCCTGCTGCTTAGGCCGCTGCTGATTGACTTGCTCTGTGCCAGTGGAATGGCAGAGGATGCCGCTCGGGCAGAGCTGCCCGAGGTTTAG
- a CDS encoding FABP family protein: MFVLPEGLPLELTPFAFLVGKWEGTGVISYKLNESDETPVEYEFKQRVEFAHDGSNAMTYVSSAELIDESGTILPSEIGYWRMARPSESADHGPGLMVGTGDKSLKTHEDLEKLRNKEGGFDIQVSMLHPGGAAELYNGKIKGARVDLASASGIAFEGSKTYRHSTRLYGLVENALLWVWEIALPGADLKPHASARLERVG, translated from the coding sequence TTGTTCGTTCTTCCAGAGGGTCTTCCGCTGGAGCTCACACCATTTGCCTTTTTGGTGGGCAAGTGGGAGGGTACCGGCGTAATTAGCTACAAGCTAAACGAGTCTGACGAGACCCCGGTTGAATACGAATTCAAGCAGCGCGTGGAGTTTGCCCACGATGGCTCCAATGCCATGACCTACGTATCGTCGGCTGAACTTATCGATGAATCGGGCACAATTTTGCCCAGCGAAATTGGCTATTGGCGCATGGCACGCCCGTCCGAAAGTGCCGATCACGGTCCTGGCTTGATGGTCGGAACCGGTGACAAATCACTAAAAACTCACGAGGACCTCGAGAAGCTTCGAAACAAAGAGGGAGGCTTCGACATCCAGGTGTCAATGCTTCACCCAGGCGGCGCTGCCGAGCTCTACAACGGAAAAATCAAAGGCGCTCGAGTCGACCTAGCCTCGGCAAGCGGAATCGCATTTGAAGGCTCAAAGACTTACCGTCACTCAACCCGTCTTTACGGCCTAGTCGAAAACGCCTTGCTTTGGGTGTGGGAGATTGCTTTGCCAGGTGCCGACCTCAAGCCACACGCCTCGGCACGCCTTGAACGCGTAGGTTAA